The Pirellulales bacterium sequence CCTCGCTGTTGCAATCCGGCTTCGAAGTCGTGCTCAAGGAAGTAAACACCGAGTTCGTCGAAGCCGGTCGCGGTCGGATTCAGGCGAACTTGGAATCACGCGTCAAGAAAGGGAAGCTCGCCCAGGACAAGTACGAGCAGATGCTGGCCCGGCTGACTCCACAGATCGAATACGCCGGCTTCGACAAGGTCGACATGGTGATCGAAGCTGTAATCGAGAACATCGACCTGAAGCAGAGCGTATTCGTCGATCTGGAAAAGGCCGTCCGGCCCGACTGTATCCTGGCTTCGAACACCTCGACCATCGATTTGGAAGTGATCGGCGCGAAGACCAAGGCCCAGGACCGCATCTTGGGGACGCATTTCTTTTCGCCAGCGCACGTGATGCCGCTGGTCGAGGTTGTGCGCAGCAAGCAAACCAGCCCGCAGGCATTGAACTCGGCGATCAATCTAGTAAAGCAGTTGAAGAAGACGCCGGTCACGGTCGGCAACTGTGTCGGCTTCTTGGTGAATCGCATTTTCTTCCCCTATGGCCAGACGGCACTGTTGCTAGTGGACAACGGCGTCGATTTGTATCGCCTGGATAAGGCGGTTTACGACTGGGGAATGCCTATGGGTCCGTTTCGAATGTCGGACCTGGCGGGTGTCGACGTGGCGAAGTTCGCCGGCGGCATCCTGGCCAAGGCCTACAGCGAGCATAACTACGTGTCGACGCTGGTCGATTACCTGTTCGAAGCCAAACGCTTTGGCGAAAAGACTAAGGTCGGCTACTACAAATACGACGGTAAGAAGGCCCTGCCCGATCCGGAACTGGCCGGCTTCGTCGCCAAGGCACGGGCTGACGCGGGCAATCCGCCGGCGATGGAACTATCCGACAATGACATCGTCGAGCACGTGCTGTTCGGCGTCGTGAATGAGGCGTGTCGCTGCCTTGACGAGGGAATTGCAATTCGCCCCTCGGACATCGACGTTGCGTGCGTGATGGGAATGGGCTTCCCGGCCTATCGCGGCGGCATCATGAAATGGGCCGACACGCTGGGAGCGAAATACATCTACGACAAGCTGTTGGCGTGGAGCAAGAAGTACGGCCCCGTTTACGAACCGAGCGACTATTTGAAGCGCAAGGCCGAAAAGGGCGAAAGCCTGATGAAGTGATCGCGGCATGCTGCGCAACGAGCTACGACCTCCGGTCGGGACCGCGAGCAACTTCCCTTAGCTATTGCATTTCGCTACGTCGATCACGTCGAAGTCGCCATACTCCCCATGTACAACATGCCGCGACAACCAGTGCCGCGGTCGTTGGCTCGGGGACTGGGGCGGTGGCGACGATCTGTCCGGTGTAGACACCGAGCAGCGTAATCCCGTCCACATCCCCTTCCCCCACGGCAAGAATCGGGATGTTGATCACGTACTGGCCGCCGACGACGGTCAGGGTACCACCCGATGCTTGATTGGTGACTGGAAAAGTGATGTCGGCACTGCCGACGACGGGAGTCCCCAACAAGTTCAGATTGTAGGCAATGCTTCCGGTCAGAAACTGCATGGCGAGTTGTGTCGAATCGAACGAATCCCCCGTTAGCGGCAACGACGAACTCGTGACGTCGCCGACCAGTTGACGCACGGCCCCCGCGCCTCCGCCGATTCCTGGGATGTCGATCGTCAGGCCGTATTGTGCCGGAGCCGAACCTGACGTTCCGTCGGCTAAAGGGCTTTGAGGTTCGGGCTGCAAGGCGAACTGCCCATTTCCCGACGCGAAGAATTGAATCGACGTCGGCGATATGTCGACTTGCGCCGTGCCGAACAGGGTGGTCGTATCGCTCCCCGGTGATTGTGCCGTCGAAATTGGCGTGCCATCGGTCAATTCAATGGCCAACGAGATTTGGCTCTGTGTACTGTCAATCGTAAAGGTCACCGGACTAGCACTAACCGGAAATGCAGCGAAAACGGTGACGAGGGCCAGCAACGCCACGGGAAAGCGATACGCCATTAAGAAGAAACTCCAAAAACGATCCGAGGCAGGTCCAAACACGAAAGCGACTGTTTCCAGACTAGACAGAAATAACAATCGCGATCAGTATTCCGGGAGCGTCCGAGAGCGCAAAAGCCGCGACGAAGGTCGCCGAACGCGCTGCAAAAATCGATCGCATGGCCATCCCTTCATGCGTCAAACGGGCGAAATGGACCGCTTATTGTACCGGCCGTGAAGCGGCACATGTCCCGCAGGCACCCGAAAAGCGTCTCGTTGCGGCATGTACGACGGTCAAACGCAGTGCCTCAACTGAATGAATCTACGTCATGGCTAGCTCAGTGCTCTGCTTCGGCGATATAATCGACTGCTGGTCAGCCTATGAGCTGTTTGGCTCGTTCAGGGCGGCCGATCGTGATTTTTGAGCGGTGGAGTTCGGCCATGCCAGTGCAGATGGAATTGTCGCGGATCATCATCAGCGAGATCAACGACCAACAGGTGATCTACCTGAAGGAAGTTGACGGCGATCGCTCGTTTCCGATTCTGATCGGCATCTTCGAGGCCACGAGCATCGACCGCCGCGTGAAAGGACACGGTTCGCCGCGACCATTGACCCATGATCTGCTGGTGCGTGTGGCCGAGCACTTAGGAGCCGAATTCCAAAGCGTGGTGATCAGCGAGCTAAAGGATCACACCTATTACGCCAAGCTGCAAATCAAGCACGAAGGCGAAACGATCGAAGTTGACGCCCGCCCGTCGGACGCCATCGCCGTGGCCGTGACCTGCGATCCACCGCTGCCGATCTACGTCTCGGAAGAAGTGCTGAACGATGTGCTGGGGAATTAGTATCAAGTAGTCGGTAGCTGGTAGTCAGTTAAGCCATGACGCTCAATTGCTTTCAGCTACCAGCAACTGAGTACCGACTACCTTCCCTCACACACGCGCGTCGGCGAAGGCCTGCTTCAGGCATTCCATTCCTTTTTGGCCGGCGGCGCCGTCGACGACCACGTTCACGCGCACTTCGCTGGTGTTGATCATCTCGATATTGATACCGGCCGCGGCGAGCGAACGAAACATGCGGATCGCGACGTCAGTATGGCTGCGCATGCCAATGCCTGAAACCGAGAGTTTCGCCACGCGAGGCGAACTGGTTACCGGTCCGCAGCCGAGTTTCGCGGCAGCCTCTTTGCTAACTTGGATCGCTTTATCGAGATGCGATTGAGGAACCGTGAAGCTCAGGTTCGCATGGCCGGCGCGCCCCAGGCTTTGCACGATCATGTCGACGAAAATCGAACCGGCGGCGATCCGCTCGAACACTTCGGCGGCCAAGCCCGGCTGGTCGGGCAAGCCGCTGATCGTGACCCGGGCTTGCGTCTCGTCGAGCTGGATATCGTCGATCGTCAGATCTTCCATCCCGTGCAACCGGTCGACGATTTTTCCCTTCAGCTTCGCCACGATATCGTTGGCCGTGTGGCTGCGAGCGGGTTCGCTACCCGCGCCGTTTTCGTCCAGGGCCTTCGGCGCCTTGTCCAGCTCGAACACGCGATGCACGGCGCGCAAGGCCGTGGCCGCCTGATCGCGGCTGACCAGGGCCGAGATCTTGATTTCGCTGGTCGTGATCATCAGCATGTTGACCTTCGCATCGGCCAGGGCGCGGAACATTTGTTGTGCGACGCCGGTCTGCGTGGCCATGCCGACGCCGACGACCGAAATCTTCGACACGCTGTCGTCCTGGCTGAAGCCTTCGGCCCCTAGTTCCGCGGCCACCTGTTCGACTGCCTTCAGCGTCGTCGGCAATTCGTCCTTCGGCACCGTGAACGAAATATCGGCCTTGGCTCCGGCTCCGACGTTCTGCACGATCATATCGACCGAGATATTCTTCGCCGCGATCTTCGAGAACAGCGACAGGCTGGTGCCCGGCTTATCGGGAACGCCCAACAACGTAACTCGGGCTTCGTTCTTTACGAGTGTGGCACCGCTGACAGCTTGACCTTCGGCCTCGGGACGCTCGGTGATCATCGAGCCGGGCTGATCGCTGAAGCTGCTGCGGACGTGAATCGGCACCGAAAACTTCTTGGCGAACTCGATCGAACGGCTGTGCATGACGCCGGCCCCCAGGCTGGCCAATTCGAGCATCTCGTCGTAGCTGACTTGCCGCATGCGGCGCGCCTCGGGCAAGAGCCGCGGATCGGTCGTGTAAACACCGTCGACGTCGGTATAAATCTCGCACGAGTCGGCGGCCAGAACCGCCGCCAGGGCCACGGCCGTTGTATCACTGCCGCCACGCCCCAGGGTCGTGATATTGCCGTGCTCATCGATTCCCTGAAAGCCGGCGGCGATCACGATCTTGCCGGCATCGAGCGCCTCGCGCATGCGATCGGTCGAAATCGAATGAATGCGCGCCTTGGTGTGCGTGTTGTCGGTGCGAATGCCGATCTGCGCGCCGGTGAAGCTGATCGCCTGGCAGCCGAGTGATTCGATAGCCATCGCCATCAGCGCCACGCTCACCTGCTCGCCCGTCGACAGCAGCATGTCCATTTCGCGCGCCGGAGGATGGTCTGTGATCTCGTGGGCCAGATCGACCAAGATGTCCGTATTGTGCCCCATGGCGCTAACGACCATCACGACTTGATTACCGTCGGCCTGCGCGCGAACCGCCTTGCGGGCCGCGGCCAAGATCTTCTGACTGTCAGCGACGCTGGTGCCGCCGAATTTCTGAACGATAAGTGGCATGATGCCTCGATGCGTTGACGAACGATGTTCGCTTATTCAATCGCTCCGCTAGTGGAGCAGCGAAAGATTTTGTTGATTAATGTTTTCGTTGGGGGCGGACTTTATAGGGTGCTCTCTGAGCACCGTCTTAATCAATGGCTGTCACTGTCCAACTAATGCCTATTTGCCTTCTAAGAAATATCGCATCAGCTTCCAGCCGGGATCGAACGAGAGAGCTGAGTTCGCGGCCGATGTTTCGCCGTAAGTATTCAAGCCGTCGGCGGACACGCCGCTACCGGCGATCGTCCAAGGCACGGCGCCGTGGCTGTGCGTCTTGGTGCGGACCGGCGTGGGATGATCGGGCGTAACCAGGATGCGATAATCGCCCTGAGCCTTAAGCGCCGCGTGCAGCGGGCCAACGATGTGCTGATCGATTTCTTCCAGGGCTTTGATCTTTTCTTCGGCCCGACC is a genomic window containing:
- a CDS encoding 3-hydroxyacyl-CoA dehydrogenase NAD-binding domain-containing protein; amino-acid sequence: MSEVVHFERRGDVALITIDSPPVNSLSTAVVEGLFARVAEANADAGIRAMVITGARENFIAGADITGLQALAEGKGKVDSQNIGSLTAKLEELEANAKPVVMAIDGFALGGGLEVAMAGQWRVGTTRCRCGLPELTLGIIPGAAGTQRLPRIVGVQKATEMMLTSAEVRGKEVLELGIVQELVEPDKLIDAAIAAARKLADGHAQPVRASKLNDKIGTVDQAKMIMQGATMLGGDKLRNLVHPHLCMDAILTGVTDGYAAGLKREAENFAKCLASPQAAGMIHIFFATRAAPKVPGVTDQKFEPKAIKRVAVLGGGTMGSGIATSLLQSGFEVVLKEVNTEFVEAGRGRIQANLESRVKKGKLAQDKYEQMLARLTPQIEYAGFDKVDMVIEAVIENIDLKQSVFVDLEKAVRPDCILASNTSTIDLEVIGAKTKAQDRILGTHFFSPAHVMPLVEVVRSKQTSPQALNSAINLVKQLKKTPVTVGNCVGFLVNRIFFPYGQTALLLVDNGVDLYRLDKAVYDWGMPMGPFRMSDLAGVDVAKFAGGILAKAYSEHNYVSTLVDYLFEAKRFGEKTKVGYYKYDGKKALPDPELAGFVAKARADAGNPPAMELSDNDIVEHVLFGVVNEACRCLDEGIAIRPSDIDVACVMGMGFPAYRGGIMKWADTLGAKYIYDKLLAWSKKYGPVYEPSDYLKRKAEKGESLMK
- a CDS encoding PEP-CTERM sorting domain-containing protein (PEP-CTERM proteins occur, often in large numbers, in the proteomes of bacteria that also encode an exosortase, a predicted intramembrane cysteine proteinase. The presence of a PEP-CTERM domain at a protein's C-terminus predicts cleavage within the sorting domain, followed by covalent anchoring to some some component of the (usually Gram-negative) cell surface. Many PEP-CTERM proteins exhibit an unusual sequence composition that includes large numbers of potential glycosylation sites. Expression of one such protein has been shown restore the ability of a bacterium to form floc, a type of biofilm.) translates to MAYRFPVALLALVTVFAAFPVSASPVTFTIDSTQSQISLAIELTDGTPISTAQSPGSDTTTLFGTAQVDISPTSIQFFASGNGQFALQPEPQSPLADGTSGSAPAQYGLTIDIPGIGGGAGAVRQLVGDVTSSSLPLTGDSFDSTQLAMQFLTGSIAYNLNLLGTPVVGSADITFPVTNQASGGTLTVVGGQYVINIPILAVGEGDVDGITLLGVYTGQIVATAPVPEPTTAALVVAACCTWGVWRLRRDRRSEMQ
- a CDS encoding bifunctional nuclease family protein; amino-acid sequence: MPVQMELSRIIISEINDQQVIYLKEVDGDRSFPILIGIFEATSIDRRVKGHGSPRPLTHDLLVRVAEHLGAEFQSVVISELKDHTYYAKLQIKHEGETIEVDARPSDAIAVAVTCDPPLPIYVSEEVLNDVLGN
- a CDS encoding aspartate kinase — protein: MPLIVQKFGGTSVADSQKILAAARKAVRAQADGNQVVMVVSAMGHNTDILVDLAHEITDHPPAREMDMLLSTGEQVSVALMAMAIESLGCQAISFTGAQIGIRTDNTHTKARIHSISTDRMREALDAGKIVIAAGFQGIDEHGNITTLGRGGSDTTAVALAAVLAADSCEIYTDVDGVYTTDPRLLPEARRMRQVSYDEMLELASLGAGVMHSRSIEFAKKFSVPIHVRSSFSDQPGSMITERPEAEGQAVSGATLVKNEARVTLLGVPDKPGTSLSLFSKIAAKNISVDMIVQNVGAGAKADISFTVPKDELPTTLKAVEQVAAELGAEGFSQDDSVSKISVVGVGMATQTGVAQQMFRALADAKVNMLMITTSEIKISALVSRDQAATALRAVHRVFELDKAPKALDENGAGSEPARSHTANDIVAKLKGKIVDRLHGMEDLTIDDIQLDETQARVTISGLPDQPGLAAEVFERIAAGSIFVDMIVQSLGRAGHANLSFTVPQSHLDKAIQVSKEAAAKLGCGPVTSSPRVAKLSVSGIGMRSHTDVAIRMFRSLAAAGINIEMINTSEVRVNVVVDGAAGQKGMECLKQAFADARV